One stretch of Brettanomyces nanus chromosome 4, complete sequence DNA includes these proteins:
- a CDS encoding uncharacterized protein (BUSCO:EOG09341V43) — protein MLSRRFFATAVKEVTHVSDVVIVGGGPAGLTMAAAIKSSHILKDLQCTLVESSDMCRSLQDYCDDPPERILNRCVSITPATVEHMKQLAAWKFVRPDRIQNYDYIRTYDGLTNASMDFDSPNLATMIENSNIQSSLYQRILELNSEQPLNQLVLKDNTKVTGITRDSKTNWPIVKLSNGDTIKTRLLIGCDGGRSPVRKFAGIESRGWAYNTWGIVGTLKYKNTGFRSPTGWQRFLPTGPLAQLPLPDSWLSIVWSVPPELAMILMSLSDKSFISILNAASRLSQDELNYLYKIARDEPEKLQDEVNWRLQVFNNKLTADQEEKYPLEVDYIVPKSRGRFPLKLSHADDYVDERIALVGDAAHTTHPLAGQGLNMGQADIQSLVKTLETARERGLDYGTKFALEPYFSTRYPANHVMLGVVDKIHKIYSAKFPPLVWARSLGVNVLNNLPLLKDLIVGQVSHRKMP, from the coding sequence ATGCTTTCTAGACGTTTTTTTGCCACAGCAGTTAAAGAGGTCACTCACGTATCTGATGTTGTCATTGTTGGTGGAGGACCAGCTGGTTTGACCATGGCGGCTGCCATTAAGAGCTCCCACATACTAAAGGACCTTCAATGTACTCTTGTTGAGAGTTCAGATATGTGCAGATCGTTACAGGATTATTGTGACGATCCTCCAGAACGCATTTTGAATCGTTGTGTTAGTATTACACCAGCCACGGTTGAACATATGAAGCAATTGGCTGCCTGGAAGTTTGTCAGACCAGACCGAATCCAGAATTACGACTATATCCGTACTTATGATGGACTTACTAATGCTTCTATGGACTTTGATTCACCCAATCTTGCCACTATGATTGAAAACTCTAACATTCAGTCATCGTTGTACCAGAGAATTCTCGAATTGAACAGTGAACAGCCTTTAAACCAGCTTGTTCTAAAGGATAACACTAAAGTAACCGGCATTACAAGAGATTCAAAGACTAATTGGCCTATTGTTAAGTTGTCCAATGGAGATACCATTAAAACAAGGCTTCTTATTGGTTGTGACGGTGGTAGATCACCGGTTAGAAAGTTTGCAGGTATCGAAAGTCGTGGCTGGGCATACAATACCTGGGGTATAGTTGGTACTTTGAAGTACAAGAATACAGGGTTCCGTTCTCCTACTGGCTGGCAAAGATTTTTACCAACGGGACCATTAGCACAGCTTCCCTTACCGGATAGCTGGCTCAGCATTGTCTGGAGTGTTCCTCCTGAGCTCGCCATGATTCTTATGAGTCTCTCGGACAAGTCCTTTATATCTATTTTGAACGCTGCATCACGATTATCTCAAGATGAGTTGAACTATCTCTATAAGATAGCACGAGATGAGCCTGAAAAGTTGCAGGATGAAGTAAACTGGCGATTGCAGgtcttcaacaacaagttGACTGCTGACCAGGAGGAAAAGTATCCATTGGAAGTGGATTACATTGTTCCCAAGTCACGTGGTCGGTTCCCATTAAAATTAAGTCACGCTGATGATTACGTGGATGAAAGAATTGCACTTGTTGGAGACGCTGCTCATACGACGCACCCCTTAGCTGGACAGGGCCTCAATATGGGTCAGGCAGATATTCAATCCTTGGTCAAGACACTCGAAACTGCTAGAGAAAGAGGCCTCGATTACGGTACCAAGTTCGCTTTGGAACCCTACTTCAGTACCAGGTACCCTGCTAATCACGTGATGTTGGGTGTTGTGGACAAGATCCACAAGATCTACTCTGCCAAGTTCCCTCCCCTTGTTTGGGCTCGATCTTTGGGTGTTAACGTTCTAAACAACCTTCCCTTGCTGAAAGATCTAATAGTTGGTCAGGTTAGTCATAGAAAGATGCCATAA
- a CDS encoding uncharacterized protein (EggNog:ENOG41): MSRAPPEESKSKSAKAMHVTQRVLTIKKRRVGKGKRLVLDSLSSSGERTTGKNKRVSKSSAYVVNLGIANAIEERNRLENDVLIEKSEVDELLNSIDVDQMKQNTRKLGREIVKMGKRDVPGVPGISNVSNDIPKAVPTDDMDSVFEEIRKSRDQLDKHSVYDDSWRRREVEKKYAEKRPEFRPAVLSRQQLRDIVDEKIEVVKEIVEGRKKSHFYKLAKQYSRSSSKPFLTDLELINLPKQRYFGYFGVVRSYIIAKRIEEKLGMIIRSESKENKVIEFWGVNYYALYVLTPEVIARMVKQEMGFGTLHEAYEEMEKTNDYGLFVMDKVKLE; encoded by the exons ATGTC CAGGGCTCCTCCTGAAGAATCAAAGAGCAAGTCTGCCAAAGCAATGCACGTGACCCAAAGAGTGTTGACgatcaaaaagagaagagtaGGTAAGGGTAAGAGGCTTGTCCTGGACAGTTTGTCTTCATCGGGAGAAAGAACTACAGGAAAGAACAAGAGAGTGAGCAAATCGAGTGCGTACGTGGTAAATCTGGGGATTGCCAATGCCATTGAAGAACGGAATAGATTGGAAAATGACGTTCTTATAGAGAAGAGCGAAGTTGATGAACTCCTCAATAGTATCGATGTGGATCAGATGAAGCAAAACACAAGGAAACTCGGCCGAGAGATTGTGAAAATGGGAAAGAGGGATGTACCAGGTGTACCAGGGATATCAAATGTATCAAATGATATACCGAAGGCTGTTCCAACTGACGACATGGATTcagtatttgaagaaatccGGAAGTCACGTGACCAGCTTGATAAGCATAGTGTGTATGATGattcttggagaaggagggaagttgagaagaagtacGCGGAAAAGAGGCCAGAATTTAGGCCAGCGGTACTTAGTAGACAGCAATTGAGAGATATAGTagatgagaagatagaaGTAGTGAAGGAGATAGTTGAAGGGAGGAAGAAATCGCACTTCTACAAGCTGGCTAAGCAGTACAGCAGAAGTTCCAGCAAACCATTTTTAACAGATCTggagttgatcaatctaCCGAAACAAAGATATTTTGGATACTTTGGAGTGGTACGGTCGTATATTATAGCGAAGAGAATAGAGGAGAAGTTAGGGATGATAATTAGGAGTGAAAGTAAGGAGAATAAGGTGATAGAGTTCTGGGGGGTAAATTATTATGCTTTGTATGTGCTTACACCGGAGGTAATTGCACGAATGGTTAAGCAAGAAATGGGATTTGGGACTCTACATGAGGCCTATgaggagatggagaagacgAATGATTATGGGTTGTTTGTGATGGATAAGGTTAAATTGGAGTGA
- a CDS encoding uncharacterized protein (BUSCO:EOG09341P62) — protein MTLVRPYSSDTVSIHDLTSRYLIRNKSKNLKITANLKTSFEQAGVTDDLKYSINYAVLARQLRAFEKCHTTRSFSSYQNLGWHLLHDVVFCTTGCKEASLKVSQSTSHSSNLEFEMTRRQDSDCLNYIDHIRLSHLQTMTIIGVFTEERFRRQPVVLDIDISMRLDRHKVISGLDESLANKISCYVEGSNFKTVEALALNVAKLVLQGLPQEEVKCSVHVTKPNALADAKGVGVTTCRSRDQISNIDNIVTFDDDSVTTDYFSVPTMNKEAMINSTKQHISYLAFGTNQGNQVNNINRALKALEEKDIHILATSSLYRSKPMYFLDQADFLNGCVKVSTTLSPDLLLKRLKEIEYNVLKRVKKFDNGPRTIDLDIILYDSIILNSPKLNIPHIRMLERTFVMLPLCELVPPNLLHPVTAEPLHQHLQQLVNGSQKADESKQESNNLWSIVPLPQCGSCDKVRYMEYDSLGNKSRTQLMGILNVTPDSFSDGSQANLVLENCMSKVDDMVLSKVDIIDVGGCSTRPGSVQPSEEEELERVLPVVKAIKQKYGDSIIVSIDTYRARIAEETIKLGAEIINDISAGLFDSQMYSVIAKYGVPYVINHTRGTINTMTQLTDYRLKPEEDIVLFNERRTEGEIVVSEIGKELSTLVEKMYQSGIRRWQLILDPGLGFAKGLRANVAVIKNQPYFKEYKQLNRVTGSYIAFDHLPLLLGPSRKRFIGTITGKSPAKERVEGTGACVAAGIGFGADIVRVHDYRAMKDVCLMCDAIYKDIY, from the coding sequence ATGACGCTTGTAAGGCCATATTCGTCAGATACTGTGAGTATTCATGACTTGACTAGCCGATATTTGATTCGGAACAAgtccaagaacttgaaaatTACTGCAAATCTCAAGACAAGTTTCGAACAGGCAGGAGTCACCGATGATTTGAAGTATTCCATCAATTATGCTGTACTTGCAAGACAACTACGGgcttttgaaaaatgtCATACTACTCGAAGCTTTTCATCGTATCAGAATCTTGGATGGCATTTGTTGCATGATGTTGTGTTTTGCACTACAGGCTGTAAGGAGGCCTCACTTAAAGTGTCTCAAAGTACATCTCATAGTAGCAATTTAGAGTTTGAGATGACTAGAAGGCAGGATTCAGACTGCTTGAACTACATTGATCATATTCGTCTTTCCCACCTTCAAACCATGACAATTATAGGAGTTTTCACTGAAGAAAGGTTCAGAAGACAACCTGTGGTTCTCGATATAGACATCTCTATGCGATTGGACAGACATAAAGTGATTTCCGGATTGGACGAATCATTGGCCAATAAAATCTCCTGTTATGTCGAAGGTTCAAACTTCAAAACTGTCGAAGCACTAGCTTTGAACGTGGCAAAGTTAGTCCTTCAAGGTTTACCGCAAGAGGAAGTGAAATGTTCAGTGCACGTGACCAAACCTAACGCACTCGCGGACGCAAAAGGAGTTGGCGTCACCACATGTAGATCACGTGATCAAATAAGTAATATCGACAATATCGTTACTTTTGACGATGATTCAGTCACGACGGACTATTTCAGCGTACCTACAATGAACAAAGAGGCTATGATAAATAGTACGAAACAGCATATTTCATATCTAGCCTTTGGAACAAATCAGGGTAACCAGGTGAATAACATTAACAGGGCTTTGAAAGCGTTGGAGGAAAAGGACATTCATATTTTGGCTACATCTTCACTTTATCGTTCGAAGCCAATGTATTTTCTTGATCAAGCAGATTTTTTGAACGGTTGTGTGAAAGTTAGCACTACGTTAAGTCCTGACCTGCTACTCAAACGATTGAAAGAGATCGAATATAACGTTTTAAAGAGGGTCAAGAAATTTGACAACGGGCCTAGAACCattgatttggatattATTCTATATGACAGTATTATTCTGAATAGTCCCAAGTTGAACATTCCTCATATTCGAATGTTAGAGAGGACTTTTGTAATGCTACCCCTCTGCGAATTAGTGCCGCCTAATTTGTTGCATCCAGTGACAGCAGAACCTCTACACCAGCATTTGCAACAACTTGTGAACGGAAGCCAGAAGGCGGATGAATCAAAGCAGGAATCCAATAACTTATGGTCAATAGTCCCTTTACCCCAATGCGGAAGTTGCGACAAGGTTCGCTATATGGAGTATGACAGCTTAGGTAATAAATCACGTACGCAACTTATGGGGATTTTAAACGTGACTCCTGACTCGTTCAGTGACGGATCACAGGCCAACCTGGTTTTAGAGAACTGCATGAGCAAGGTGGATGATATGGTACTCAGTAAGGTGGATATTATTGACGTTGGTGGATGTTCGACAAGACCTGGATCCGTTCAACCgagtgaagaagaggaactAGAACGGGTACTACCTGTAGTTAAGGCGATCAAACAAAAGTACGGAGACAGTATTATTGTGTCTATAGACACGTACCGGGCAAGGATTGCCGAGGAGACGATCAAATTAGGGGCAGAGATCATTAACGACATCAGTGCCGGACTGTTTGACTCACAGATGTATTCGGTAATTGCGAAATACGGGGTGCCGTATGTAATTAACCATACTAGGGGAACCATCAATACGATGACGCAGTTGACAGATTATAGGCTGAAACCGGAAGAAGATATAGTCCTTTTCAATGAGAGACGAACGGAAGGAGAAATAGTAGTTTCCGAAATAGGAAAAGAATTATCTACTTTGGTGGAGAAGATGTACCAAAGCGGAATAAGACGGTGGCAGTTGATATTGGACCCGGGATTAGGATTTGCGAAGGGACTACGAGCCAACGTGGCTGTGATCAAGAACCAGCCGTACTTTAAGGAGTACAAGCAACTGAACAGGGTGACAGGAAGTTACATAGCGTTTGACCACCTGCCGTTGTTGCTAGGACcatccagaaagagattcaTAGGTACAATAACGGGTAAAAGTCCTGCCAAAGAGCGCGTGGAAGGTACCGGGGCGTGCGTGGCTGCAGGAATAGGATTCGGAGCGGATATAGTGAGAGTTCACGATTACCGGGCAATGAAGGATGTTTGCCTGATGTGTGACGCAATCTACAAGGATATTTACTAG